From Oncorhynchus clarkii lewisi isolate Uvic-CL-2024 chromosome 26, UVic_Ocla_1.0, whole genome shotgun sequence, the proteins below share one genomic window:
- the LOC139384378 gene encoding uveal autoantigen with coiled-coil domains and ankyrin repeats-like isoform X1 translates to MKSLKYRLKKHEVTLTNTDWNKYDDRLMKAVERGEVDKVAAVLSKKGIIPTKLDMEGRSAFHLSATRGHLDCLNLILGHSVDLTATDATGKNALHLASRNGQSLCVQKLLQHNCPVGNVDLQGRTALHDAVMAGCSSSVKLLCDSGASVNASDFDGRTPLVLATQMCHPHICRLLLERGADIAIRDKQNKTALTLGCEYGCKDAVEVLLKSGADVTAVDSFGHDCFHYARLSKNQELVSLFKTYLDNVTKAKEAAKMEQKKRQHSVEMTEQAEANVRDLERQNESQQETLRKFHLEQRTLMDKVKLLQQQLSQEKHTVECIHKEREQLKLLLSAKDREEGARAPETVKVQLRSHMGDYSGQSVIKGKDNVLVKQSHSLDSAQVLQSSGLSHSLSRPLELAGRPGVGWDPVEEVEALRRELETVRRRQQTAEEEALRLQAALARKSQECQELVQSRETIQRQADRQVQELEEALGDVQKRMLDSEAKVKQLQAHVVAVKEHLGGQAADELRAQLHDVKAKYEGASAEVGRVRNHLKQSEKALEEYKSSEGQLAVEAERLGLELTALREERDELAEAVLDMEALIKETRARQGEKVVPAEKFDNMKNLLSNAVDEKERQLAELREDYDRVLEEVAELHREMDSQQTQAGTGAVPLQEHERMRTTLEEQSSSMKRRLADITAKSQALIRQVEESEEEREMLQEQLEELNRRVEANFIPLKAHEEAKSALEKAVEELEERLVEAAERNGQAEVQIQRLQTERVTLCESVTSLQSATVPSEKFRSEVGALNARNAELVKELEVLQKRFEEREKELAQVTAKNQSLKQSLKGEYVSREKQEQVNSELSAALEKAKAELSKVEKESKESEEELQKVKEGSAELKEKLENVQVMIENDYVCLIDHEAVRVKLSNAVVEAEHRAKEALASYQSAQDGTVKLHQEMEAQKKELDTIQEAIQAKFVPLTAIEERENSYNTKLKDLTGKLSEMQEKYNQEKLEGERHKQEKEKLKVQMESVQQRMETGFVASEKHKEVEDEYRGKMEELTLRLVDLEQQYKDVTVQRAELEEQNALCNTDIQSLQQRLESESTRLEHYEAEHQALRDTIHQAQDECQKAREAQRGEAQRACALEKELQRCSGDQAVLLQQHAQAKEALEGQVAQLLASLRQEQETSDQRAQNVAALQSELLRATQALDELGGREDQLSQLKAEKQRLQEETAALGERLSGLAEQCEVLHHEVAQAREEEGRAREDEGRAREDKSRARVETEALQEKSNTMDKEIRELKERYEESLSTIGEFQRRIQMSAEQTEVKDKKISELLTDVERLKQALNGLSQLAYAGNAAPNKRQMQQIDTLQAQIKSLQQQLADAESQHREVVSIYRTHLLRAAQGHMDEDVQAALLQIIRMRQEFVC, encoded by the exons GTAAAAACGCCCTTCATCTAGCTTCCAGAAACGGCCAGTCGCTTTGTGTGCAGAAGCTATTGCAG CACAACTGTCCTGTGGGGAATGTGGACTTGCAGGGGAGGACCGCTCTACACGACGCTG TGATGGCAGGCTGCTCCTCTAGCGTCAAACTACTGTGTGACAGCGGGGCCTCTGTAAACGCAAGTGATTTT gaTGGGCGGACTCCTCTGGTGCTGGCTACCCAGATGTGCCATCCACACATCTGCCGGCTGCTGTTGGAGCGAGGGGCCGACATCGCCATCCGTGACAAACAGAACAA gaccGCTCTGACCCTGGGCTGTGAGTATGGCTGTAAGGACGCGGTGGAGGTCCTTCTGAAGAGCGGCGCCGACGTGACGGCCGTGGACAGCTTTGGCCACGACTGTTTCCACTACGCCCGCCTCAGCAAGAACCAGGAGCTGGTCAGCCTTTTCAAGACCTACCTCGACAACGTCACCAAAG CAAAAGAAGCTGCCAAGATGGAGCAGAAAAAGCGACAG CACTCAGTGGAGATGACTGAACAGGCCGAAGCCAACGTGAGG GACCtggagagacagaacgagagccAGCAGGAGACTCTGAGGAAGTTTCACCTGGAGCAGAGGACTCTGATGGACAAGGTCAAACTACTGCAGCAGCAGCTcagccag GAAAAACATACAGTGGAATGCATCCATAAAGAG AGGGAACAGCTGAAGCTCTTACTGAGTGCCAAAGACAGGGAGGAGGGGGCTCGGGCCCCAGAGACTGTCAAGGTTCAGCTCAGGAGCCACATG GGGGACTACTCTGGCCAGTCTGTTATCAAAG GAAAAGACAATGTCCTCGTCAAACAATCTCACAGCCTGGATTCAGCGCAG GTGCTGCAGTCGTCCGGTCTTTCACACTCACTGTCCCGTCCCCTGGAGCTTGCGGGACGTCCTGGCGTGGGCTGGGACCCAGTCGAGGAGGTGGAGGCCCTGCGGCGCGAGCTGGAGACGGTGAGGAGGCGGCAGCAGACTGCCGAGGAAGAGGCTCTTCGCCTGCAGGCGGCACTGGCCCGCAAAAGCCAGGAGTGCCAAGAGCTGGTCCAGAGCCGGGAAACCATCCAACGGCAGGCAGACCGGCAGGTTCAGGAGCTGGAGGAGGCACTGGGGGATGTCCAGAAGAGGATGTTGGATTCTGAAGCCAAGGTCAAGCAGCTCCAAGCACACGTGGTGGCGGTCAAGGAGCACCTAGGAGGCCAGGCGGCCGACGAGCTCCGTGCCCAGCTCCACGATGTCAAGGCCAAGTACGAGGGCGCCTCGGCCGAGGTGGGGCGCGTGCGTAACCACCTGAAGCAGAGTGAGAAGGCCCTGGAAGAGTACAAGAGCAGCGAGGGCCAGCTGGCGGTCGAGGCAGAGCGGCTGGGCCTGGAGCTGACCGCCTTGCGGGAGGAGCGGGATGAGCTGGCAGAGGCTGTGCTGGACATGGAGGCCCTCATTAAGGAGACCCGGGCACGGCAGGGAGAGAAGGTTGTGCCGGCAGAGAAGTTCGACAACATGAAGAACCTGCTGAGCAATGCGGTGGATGAGAAGGAGCGTCAGCTGGCAGAGCTGCGGGAGGACTATGACCGTGTGCTGGAGGAGGTGGCTGAGCTACACAGGGAAATGGACAGCCAGCAAACCCAGGCCGGGACAGGGGCGGTCCCCCTGCAGGAGCATGAGAGGATGAGGACGACCCTGGAGGAACAGAGTTCCTCCATGAAGAGGAGGCTGGCGGACATAACTGCCAAGAGCCAGGCACTGATCCGCCAGGTagaggagagcgaggaggagcggGAGATGCTCCAGGAGCAGCTGGAGGAGCTCAACAGAAGGGTGGAGGCCAACTTCATCCCCCTCAAGGCCCATGAAGAGGCCAAGAGCGCCCTGGAGAAAGCTGTGGAGGAGCTGGAAGAGAGGCTGGTGGAGGCCGCAGAAAGGAACGGCCAGGCCGAGGTGCAGATCCAGAGGCTACAAACGGAGAGGGTCACCCTGTGTGAGAGCGTCACCAGCCTACAGAGCGCTACCGTGCCCTCTGAGAAGTTCCGGAGCGAAGTGGGTGCCTTGAATGCTCGCAACGCTGAACTGGTGAAGGAACTGGAAGTGCTCCAGAAGAggtttgaagagagagagaaggagctggcccaggTCACTGCCAAGAACCAGTCTCTGAAACAGAGCCTAAAGGGAGAGTACGTGTCCAGAGAGAAACAGGAGCAAGTGAATTCGGAGCTGAGTGCTGCTTTGGAGAAGGCCAAGGCTGAGCTCTCCAAAGTGGAGAAGGAGAGCAAAGAAAGTGAGGAAGAGTTGCAGAAGGTGAAAGAGGGTAGTGCAGAGTTGAAAGAGAAGCTGGAGAATGTTCAGGTGATGATAGAAAATGACTATGTGTGCCTTATAGACCATGAAGCTGTAAGGGTTAAGTTGAGCAATGCTGTTGTTGAGGCGGAGCATCGTGCCAAAGAGGCGTTGGCAAGCTACCAGTCTGCCCAAGATGGGACAGTAAAGCTTCACCAAGAAATGGAGGCGCAGAAGAAAGAACTAGACACCATCCAGGAAGCTATCCAGGCCAAGTTTGTTCCGTTGACTGCCATAGAGGAAAGGGAGAACTCCTACAACACCAAGCTGAAAGACTTGACAGGAAAGCTCTCGGAGATGCAAGAGAAGTACAACCAGGAGAAGTTGGAGGGGGAACGTCACAAGCAGGAGAAAGAGAAACTGAAAGTGCAGATGGAGTCTGTGCAGCAGAGAATGGAGACAGGCTTTGTCGCCAGTGAAAAGCACAAGGAGGTGGAAGATGAGTACAGGGGTAAAATGGAGGAGCTGACGCTGAGGTTGGTAGACCTGGAGCAGCAGTACAAAGACGTGACTGTGCAGAGGGCCGAGCTGGAGGAGCAGAACGCCCTGTGTAACACTGACATCCAGAGCCTGCAGCAGCGCCTGGAATCCGAGTCAACCCGGCTGGAACACTATGAGGCCGAGCACCAGGCCCTGAGGGACACCATCCACCAAGCCCAGGACGAGTGCCAGAAAGCCAGGGAGGCTCAGCGTGGGGAGGCCCAGAGAGCCTGCGCCTTGGAGAAGGAGCTCCAGCGATGTTCCGGGGACCAGGCCGTCCTCCTGCAGCAGCATGCTCAGGCCAAGGAGGCCCTGGAGGGGCAGGTGGCCCAGCTACTTGCTTCCCTTCGCCAGGAGCAGGAGACCAGCGACCAGAGGGCCCAGAACGTGGCAGCCCTGCAGTCAGAGCTGCTCCGGGCCACCCAGGCCCTGGACGAACTTGGAGGAAGAGAGGACCAGTTAAGCCAGCTGAAGGCCGAGAAGCAGCGTCTGCAGGAAGAGACAGCGGCGTTGGGGGAGAGGCTATCTGGGCTGGCGGAGCAGTGCGAGGTGCTCCACCATGAGGTGGCCCAGGccagggaggaggagggcaggGCCAGGGAGGACGAGGGCAGGGCCAGAGAGGACAAGTCCAGGGCCAGGGTGGAAACTGAGGCCTTGCAGGAGAAGAGCAACACCATGGATAAGGAGATCCGGGAGCTGAAGGAGAGGTACGAGGAGTCGCTCAGCACCATCGGGGAGTTTCAGAGGAGGATCCAGATGTCGGCGGAGCAGACAGAGGTCAAAGACAAAAAG ATCAGCGAGCTGCTGACGGACGTGGAGAGACTGAAGCAGGCCCTCAATGGTCTGTCCCAGCTGGCGTACGCTGGCAACGCTGCACCCAATAAGAGACAGATGCAGCAGATAGACACACTCCAGGCCCAGATCAAGAGCCTGCAGCAGCAGCTGgct GATGctgagagtcaacacagagaggtGGTTTCAATTTATAGAACTCATCTCCTCCGTGCAGCACAG GGCCACATGGATGAGGACGTCCAAGCCGCCCTGCTGCAGATCATCCGCATGAGACAGGAGTTTGTCTGCTAA
- the LOC139384378 gene encoding uveal autoantigen with coiled-coil domains and ankyrin repeats protein-like isoform X2: MSRWLKCTSMYFNTDWNKYDDRLMKAVERGEVDKVAAVLSKKGIIPTKLDMEGRSAFHLSATRGHLDCLNLILGHSVDLTATDATGKNALHLASRNGQSLCVQKLLQHNCPVGNVDLQGRTALHDAVMAGCSSSVKLLCDSGASVNASDFDGRTPLVLATQMCHPHICRLLLERGADIAIRDKQNKTALTLGCEYGCKDAVEVLLKSGADVTAVDSFGHDCFHYARLSKNQELVSLFKTYLDNVTKAKEAAKMEQKKRQHSVEMTEQAEANVRDLERQNESQQETLRKFHLEQRTLMDKVKLLQQQLSQEKHTVECIHKEREQLKLLLSAKDREEGARAPETVKVQLRSHMGDYSGQSVIKGKDNVLVKQSHSLDSAQVLQSSGLSHSLSRPLELAGRPGVGWDPVEEVEALRRELETVRRRQQTAEEEALRLQAALARKSQECQELVQSRETIQRQADRQVQELEEALGDVQKRMLDSEAKVKQLQAHVVAVKEHLGGQAADELRAQLHDVKAKYEGASAEVGRVRNHLKQSEKALEEYKSSEGQLAVEAERLGLELTALREERDELAEAVLDMEALIKETRARQGEKVVPAEKFDNMKNLLSNAVDEKERQLAELREDYDRVLEEVAELHREMDSQQTQAGTGAVPLQEHERMRTTLEEQSSSMKRRLADITAKSQALIRQVEESEEEREMLQEQLEELNRRVEANFIPLKAHEEAKSALEKAVEELEERLVEAAERNGQAEVQIQRLQTERVTLCESVTSLQSATVPSEKFRSEVGALNARNAELVKELEVLQKRFEEREKELAQVTAKNQSLKQSLKGEYVSREKQEQVNSELSAALEKAKAELSKVEKESKESEEELQKVKEGSAELKEKLENVQVMIENDYVCLIDHEAVRVKLSNAVVEAEHRAKEALASYQSAQDGTVKLHQEMEAQKKELDTIQEAIQAKFVPLTAIEERENSYNTKLKDLTGKLSEMQEKYNQEKLEGERHKQEKEKLKVQMESVQQRMETGFVASEKHKEVEDEYRGKMEELTLRLVDLEQQYKDVTVQRAELEEQNALCNTDIQSLQQRLESESTRLEHYEAEHQALRDTIHQAQDECQKAREAQRGEAQRACALEKELQRCSGDQAVLLQQHAQAKEALEGQVAQLLASLRQEQETSDQRAQNVAALQSELLRATQALDELGGREDQLSQLKAEKQRLQEETAALGERLSGLAEQCEVLHHEVAQAREEEGRAREDEGRAREDKSRARVETEALQEKSNTMDKEIRELKERYEESLSTIGEFQRRIQMSAEQTEVKDKKISELLTDVERLKQALNGLSQLAYAGNAAPNKRQMQQIDTLQAQIKSLQQQLADAESQHREVVSIYRTHLLRAAQGHMDEDVQAALLQIIRMRQEFVC; the protein is encoded by the exons GTAAAAACGCCCTTCATCTAGCTTCCAGAAACGGCCAGTCGCTTTGTGTGCAGAAGCTATTGCAG CACAACTGTCCTGTGGGGAATGTGGACTTGCAGGGGAGGACCGCTCTACACGACGCTG TGATGGCAGGCTGCTCCTCTAGCGTCAAACTACTGTGTGACAGCGGGGCCTCTGTAAACGCAAGTGATTTT gaTGGGCGGACTCCTCTGGTGCTGGCTACCCAGATGTGCCATCCACACATCTGCCGGCTGCTGTTGGAGCGAGGGGCCGACATCGCCATCCGTGACAAACAGAACAA gaccGCTCTGACCCTGGGCTGTGAGTATGGCTGTAAGGACGCGGTGGAGGTCCTTCTGAAGAGCGGCGCCGACGTGACGGCCGTGGACAGCTTTGGCCACGACTGTTTCCACTACGCCCGCCTCAGCAAGAACCAGGAGCTGGTCAGCCTTTTCAAGACCTACCTCGACAACGTCACCAAAG CAAAAGAAGCTGCCAAGATGGAGCAGAAAAAGCGACAG CACTCAGTGGAGATGACTGAACAGGCCGAAGCCAACGTGAGG GACCtggagagacagaacgagagccAGCAGGAGACTCTGAGGAAGTTTCACCTGGAGCAGAGGACTCTGATGGACAAGGTCAAACTACTGCAGCAGCAGCTcagccag GAAAAACATACAGTGGAATGCATCCATAAAGAG AGGGAACAGCTGAAGCTCTTACTGAGTGCCAAAGACAGGGAGGAGGGGGCTCGGGCCCCAGAGACTGTCAAGGTTCAGCTCAGGAGCCACATG GGGGACTACTCTGGCCAGTCTGTTATCAAAG GAAAAGACAATGTCCTCGTCAAACAATCTCACAGCCTGGATTCAGCGCAG GTGCTGCAGTCGTCCGGTCTTTCACACTCACTGTCCCGTCCCCTGGAGCTTGCGGGACGTCCTGGCGTGGGCTGGGACCCAGTCGAGGAGGTGGAGGCCCTGCGGCGCGAGCTGGAGACGGTGAGGAGGCGGCAGCAGACTGCCGAGGAAGAGGCTCTTCGCCTGCAGGCGGCACTGGCCCGCAAAAGCCAGGAGTGCCAAGAGCTGGTCCAGAGCCGGGAAACCATCCAACGGCAGGCAGACCGGCAGGTTCAGGAGCTGGAGGAGGCACTGGGGGATGTCCAGAAGAGGATGTTGGATTCTGAAGCCAAGGTCAAGCAGCTCCAAGCACACGTGGTGGCGGTCAAGGAGCACCTAGGAGGCCAGGCGGCCGACGAGCTCCGTGCCCAGCTCCACGATGTCAAGGCCAAGTACGAGGGCGCCTCGGCCGAGGTGGGGCGCGTGCGTAACCACCTGAAGCAGAGTGAGAAGGCCCTGGAAGAGTACAAGAGCAGCGAGGGCCAGCTGGCGGTCGAGGCAGAGCGGCTGGGCCTGGAGCTGACCGCCTTGCGGGAGGAGCGGGATGAGCTGGCAGAGGCTGTGCTGGACATGGAGGCCCTCATTAAGGAGACCCGGGCACGGCAGGGAGAGAAGGTTGTGCCGGCAGAGAAGTTCGACAACATGAAGAACCTGCTGAGCAATGCGGTGGATGAGAAGGAGCGTCAGCTGGCAGAGCTGCGGGAGGACTATGACCGTGTGCTGGAGGAGGTGGCTGAGCTACACAGGGAAATGGACAGCCAGCAAACCCAGGCCGGGACAGGGGCGGTCCCCCTGCAGGAGCATGAGAGGATGAGGACGACCCTGGAGGAACAGAGTTCCTCCATGAAGAGGAGGCTGGCGGACATAACTGCCAAGAGCCAGGCACTGATCCGCCAGGTagaggagagcgaggaggagcggGAGATGCTCCAGGAGCAGCTGGAGGAGCTCAACAGAAGGGTGGAGGCCAACTTCATCCCCCTCAAGGCCCATGAAGAGGCCAAGAGCGCCCTGGAGAAAGCTGTGGAGGAGCTGGAAGAGAGGCTGGTGGAGGCCGCAGAAAGGAACGGCCAGGCCGAGGTGCAGATCCAGAGGCTACAAACGGAGAGGGTCACCCTGTGTGAGAGCGTCACCAGCCTACAGAGCGCTACCGTGCCCTCTGAGAAGTTCCGGAGCGAAGTGGGTGCCTTGAATGCTCGCAACGCTGAACTGGTGAAGGAACTGGAAGTGCTCCAGAAGAggtttgaagagagagagaaggagctggcccaggTCACTGCCAAGAACCAGTCTCTGAAACAGAGCCTAAAGGGAGAGTACGTGTCCAGAGAGAAACAGGAGCAAGTGAATTCGGAGCTGAGTGCTGCTTTGGAGAAGGCCAAGGCTGAGCTCTCCAAAGTGGAGAAGGAGAGCAAAGAAAGTGAGGAAGAGTTGCAGAAGGTGAAAGAGGGTAGTGCAGAGTTGAAAGAGAAGCTGGAGAATGTTCAGGTGATGATAGAAAATGACTATGTGTGCCTTATAGACCATGAAGCTGTAAGGGTTAAGTTGAGCAATGCTGTTGTTGAGGCGGAGCATCGTGCCAAAGAGGCGTTGGCAAGCTACCAGTCTGCCCAAGATGGGACAGTAAAGCTTCACCAAGAAATGGAGGCGCAGAAGAAAGAACTAGACACCATCCAGGAAGCTATCCAGGCCAAGTTTGTTCCGTTGACTGCCATAGAGGAAAGGGAGAACTCCTACAACACCAAGCTGAAAGACTTGACAGGAAAGCTCTCGGAGATGCAAGAGAAGTACAACCAGGAGAAGTTGGAGGGGGAACGTCACAAGCAGGAGAAAGAGAAACTGAAAGTGCAGATGGAGTCTGTGCAGCAGAGAATGGAGACAGGCTTTGTCGCCAGTGAAAAGCACAAGGAGGTGGAAGATGAGTACAGGGGTAAAATGGAGGAGCTGACGCTGAGGTTGGTAGACCTGGAGCAGCAGTACAAAGACGTGACTGTGCAGAGGGCCGAGCTGGAGGAGCAGAACGCCCTGTGTAACACTGACATCCAGAGCCTGCAGCAGCGCCTGGAATCCGAGTCAACCCGGCTGGAACACTATGAGGCCGAGCACCAGGCCCTGAGGGACACCATCCACCAAGCCCAGGACGAGTGCCAGAAAGCCAGGGAGGCTCAGCGTGGGGAGGCCCAGAGAGCCTGCGCCTTGGAGAAGGAGCTCCAGCGATGTTCCGGGGACCAGGCCGTCCTCCTGCAGCAGCATGCTCAGGCCAAGGAGGCCCTGGAGGGGCAGGTGGCCCAGCTACTTGCTTCCCTTCGCCAGGAGCAGGAGACCAGCGACCAGAGGGCCCAGAACGTGGCAGCCCTGCAGTCAGAGCTGCTCCGGGCCACCCAGGCCCTGGACGAACTTGGAGGAAGAGAGGACCAGTTAAGCCAGCTGAAGGCCGAGAAGCAGCGTCTGCAGGAAGAGACAGCGGCGTTGGGGGAGAGGCTATCTGGGCTGGCGGAGCAGTGCGAGGTGCTCCACCATGAGGTGGCCCAGGccagggaggaggagggcaggGCCAGGGAGGACGAGGGCAGGGCCAGAGAGGACAAGTCCAGGGCCAGGGTGGAAACTGAGGCCTTGCAGGAGAAGAGCAACACCATGGATAAGGAGATCCGGGAGCTGAAGGAGAGGTACGAGGAGTCGCTCAGCACCATCGGGGAGTTTCAGAGGAGGATCCAGATGTCGGCGGAGCAGACAGAGGTCAAAGACAAAAAG ATCAGCGAGCTGCTGACGGACGTGGAGAGACTGAAGCAGGCCCTCAATGGTCTGTCCCAGCTGGCGTACGCTGGCAACGCTGCACCCAATAAGAGACAGATGCAGCAGATAGACACACTCCAGGCCCAGATCAAGAGCCTGCAGCAGCAGCTGgct GATGctgagagtcaacacagagaggtGGTTTCAATTTATAGAACTCATCTCCTCCGTGCAGCACAG GGCCACATGGATGAGGACGTCCAAGCCGCCCTGCTGCAGATCATCCGCATGAGACAGGAGTTTGTCTGCTAA